From a region of the Sphaeramia orbicularis unplaced genomic scaffold, fSphaOr1.1, whole genome shotgun sequence genome:
- the LOC115416298 gene encoding thyroid hormone receptor alpha isoform X1, which produces MEPMSNKQDSNSSEGDEKGWPDVPKRKRKNSQCSVKSMSALSLSVPGYIPSYLEKDEPCVVCGDKATGYHYRCITCEGCKGFFRRTIQKNLHPSYSCKYDSCCIIDKITRNQCQLCRFKKCISVGMAMDLVLDDNKRVAKRRLIEENREKRKREEMVRTLQVRPEPDSAEWDLIRLVTEAHRHTNAQGSSWKQKRKFMPDDIGQGPMMPTSDGDKVDLEAFSEFTKIMTPAITRVVDFAKKLPMFSELPCEDQIILLKGCCMEIMSLRAAVRYDPESETLTLSGEMAVKREQLKNGGLGVVSDAIFDLGKSLAQFNLDDSEVALMQAVLLMSSDRSGLNSVEKIEQCQEAYLLAFEHYINYRKHNIPHFWPKLLMKVTDLRMIGACHASRFLHMKVECPNELFPPLFLEVFEDQEV; this is translated from the exons GTGGCCGGATGTGCCCAAGAGGAAGCGGAAGAACAGCCAGTGTTCAGTGAAGAGCATGTCTG CTCTTAGCCTCTCTGTTCCAGGGTACATCCCCAGTTACCTGGAGAAGGATGAGCCATGTGTGGTGTGTGGAGACAAGGCCACTGGGTACCACTACCGCTGCATCACCTGTGAAGGCTGTAAG GGTTTCTTCCGTAGAACCATCCAGAAGAACCTCCACCCGTCTTACTCCTGTAAATACGACAGCTGCTGCATCATCGACAAAATCACCCGTAACCAATGTCAGCTGTGTCGCTTTAAGAAGTGCATCTCAGTGGGCATGGCCATGGACT TGGTGTTGGACGACAACAAGCGAGTGGCCAAGCGTCGTCTGATCGAGGAGAAccgagagaagaggaagagggaggagatgGTGCGGACGCTCCAGGTCCGACCGGAACCCGACAGCGCCGAGTGGGACCTGATCCGCCTGGTGACCGAGGCCCACCGCCACACCAACGCCCAGGGCTCCAGCTGGAAACAGAAACGCAAGTTCATG ccCGATGACATCGGACAGGGTCCTATGATGCCCACTTCAGACGGAGACAAGGTGGACTTGGAGGCCTTCAGTGAGTTCACCAAGATCATGACCCCCGCCATCACGCGAGTCGTCGACTTTGCCAAGAAACTGCCCATGTTCTCAGAG CTGCCTTGTGAAGATCAGATCATCTTGCTGAAAGGCTGCTGCATGGAAATCATGTCGCTGAGGGCCGCCGTCCGCTACGATCCAGAGAGCGAAACGCTGACGCTCAGCGGTGAGATGGCGGTGAAGCGCGAGCAGCTGAAAAACGGCGGCTTGGGCGTGGTGTCGGACGCCATCTTTGACCTGGGCAAGAGCCTGGCCCAGTTCAACCTGGATGACTCAGAAGTGGCGCTGATGCAGGCCGTGCTGCTCATGAGCTCAG ACCGTTCGGGGCTGAACAGCGTGGAGAAGATCGAGCAGTGCCAGGAGGCCTACCTGCTGGCCTTCGAACACTACATCAACTACAGAAAGCACAACATTCCGCACTTCTGGCCCAAACTGCTGATGAAGGTGACGGACCTGCGCATGATCGGAGCCTGCCACGCCAGCCGCTTCCTGCACATGAAGGTGGAGTGTCCCAACGAACTGTTCCCCCCGCTGTTCCTGGAGGTGTTCGAGGACCAGGAGGTTTAa
- the LOC115416298 gene encoding thyroid hormone receptor alpha isoform X2 has product MHILQPYCINRWPDVPKRKRKNSQCSVKSMSALSLSVPGYIPSYLEKDEPCVVCGDKATGYHYRCITCEGCKGFFRRTIQKNLHPSYSCKYDSCCIIDKITRNQCQLCRFKKCISVGMAMDLVLDDNKRVAKRRLIEENREKRKREEMVRTLQVRPEPDSAEWDLIRLVTEAHRHTNAQGSSWKQKRKFMPDDIGQGPMMPTSDGDKVDLEAFSEFTKIMTPAITRVVDFAKKLPMFSELPCEDQIILLKGCCMEIMSLRAAVRYDPESETLTLSGEMAVKREQLKNGGLGVVSDAIFDLGKSLAQFNLDDSEVALMQAVLLMSSDRSGLNSVEKIEQCQEAYLLAFEHYINYRKHNIPHFWPKLLMKVTDLRMIGACHASRFLHMKVECPNELFPPLFLEVFEDQEV; this is encoded by the exons GTGGCCGGATGTGCCCAAGAGGAAGCGGAAGAACAGCCAGTGTTCAGTGAAGAGCATGTCTG CTCTTAGCCTCTCTGTTCCAGGGTACATCCCCAGTTACCTGGAGAAGGATGAGCCATGTGTGGTGTGTGGAGACAAGGCCACTGGGTACCACTACCGCTGCATCACCTGTGAAGGCTGTAAG GGTTTCTTCCGTAGAACCATCCAGAAGAACCTCCACCCGTCTTACTCCTGTAAATACGACAGCTGCTGCATCATCGACAAAATCACCCGTAACCAATGTCAGCTGTGTCGCTTTAAGAAGTGCATCTCAGTGGGCATGGCCATGGACT TGGTGTTGGACGACAACAAGCGAGTGGCCAAGCGTCGTCTGATCGAGGAGAAccgagagaagaggaagagggaggagatgGTGCGGACGCTCCAGGTCCGACCGGAACCCGACAGCGCCGAGTGGGACCTGATCCGCCTGGTGACCGAGGCCCACCGCCACACCAACGCCCAGGGCTCCAGCTGGAAACAGAAACGCAAGTTCATG ccCGATGACATCGGACAGGGTCCTATGATGCCCACTTCAGACGGAGACAAGGTGGACTTGGAGGCCTTCAGTGAGTTCACCAAGATCATGACCCCCGCCATCACGCGAGTCGTCGACTTTGCCAAGAAACTGCCCATGTTCTCAGAG CTGCCTTGTGAAGATCAGATCATCTTGCTGAAAGGCTGCTGCATGGAAATCATGTCGCTGAGGGCCGCCGTCCGCTACGATCCAGAGAGCGAAACGCTGACGCTCAGCGGTGAGATGGCGGTGAAGCGCGAGCAGCTGAAAAACGGCGGCTTGGGCGTGGTGTCGGACGCCATCTTTGACCTGGGCAAGAGCCTGGCCCAGTTCAACCTGGATGACTCAGAAGTGGCGCTGATGCAGGCCGTGCTGCTCATGAGCTCAG ACCGTTCGGGGCTGAACAGCGTGGAGAAGATCGAGCAGTGCCAGGAGGCCTACCTGCTGGCCTTCGAACACTACATCAACTACAGAAAGCACAACATTCCGCACTTCTGGCCCAAACTGCTGATGAAGGTGACGGACCTGCGCATGATCGGAGCCTGCCACGCCAGCCGCTTCCTGCACATGAAGGTGGAGTGTCCCAACGAACTGTTCCCCCCGCTGTTCCTGGAGGTGTTCGAGGACCAGGAGGTTTAa